The proteins below are encoded in one region of Fibrella aestuarina BUZ 2:
- a CDS encoding GNAT family N-acetyltransferase: MLIRLAQTEADLRRCLPALLALRPHLTAEQILALVQEQQAHERFSVAFVDLGDETDAPAVITFRKMTLLVSGKTIYIDDLSTLPTARGNGYAGALLDFVIDHARQAGFQQVSLDSGHGENRAEAHRLYLNKRFRISSHHFSLPI; the protein is encoded by the coding sequence ATGCTCATTCGTCTTGCCCAAACCGAAGCCGACCTGCGTCGTTGTTTACCCGCCCTACTGGCGCTGCGTCCCCACCTGACTGCCGAACAGATTCTGGCGCTTGTGCAGGAGCAGCAGGCCCATGAGCGGTTTAGCGTGGCGTTTGTCGATCTCGGCGACGAGACCGACGCGCCCGCTGTGATTACCTTTCGGAAAATGACCCTGCTGGTATCGGGCAAAACGATTTATATCGATGATCTTTCCACGCTGCCGACGGCGCGGGGTAATGGTTACGCAGGCGCGTTGCTCGATTTTGTGATCGACCATGCTAGGCAGGCTGGTTTTCAGCAGGTCTCGCTGGATTCGGGCCATGGCGAGAACCGCGCCGAGGCCCACCGCCTTTACCTGAACAAACGATTCCGTATCAGTAGCCATCATTTTTCTCTGCCGATCTGA
- the hemC gene encoding hydroxymethylbilane synthase, with the protein MHIRIGTRSSRLALWQAEYIQELLQAGGLTSELVLIETKGDQILDRSLSKIGSKGVFTQELEDQLRAGQIDIAVHSAKDLQSSLPADLSLIAFTERERVNDVLVSRDTTLSLTSGQAFVVGTSSTRRVAMLKHYCPHIKVVDMRGNLQTRLRKLDEGQCDALLLAYAGVHRMHYDDLIAEHLPTDDFTPAVGQGSVAIEVADTLPLDKLAAVRRLTNHEPTEVCVKAERAYLRRLEGGCSIPVFALATHTTEGQVSLTGGIISLDGNEWLRETFVGPPAEAEKLGHDLAEAVLTRGGDAMLQGIRAAL; encoded by the coding sequence ATGCATATTCGGATTGGAACCCGTAGCAGCCGGCTGGCACTCTGGCAGGCTGAATACATACAGGAATTGCTTCAGGCGGGTGGCCTCACGTCTGAACTGGTGTTGATTGAAACCAAAGGCGATCAGATCCTGGACCGGTCGCTGTCGAAGATAGGAAGCAAGGGCGTATTTACGCAGGAACTGGAAGATCAGCTCCGCGCCGGGCAGATCGACATCGCCGTGCATTCGGCCAAAGACTTGCAATCGAGCCTCCCCGCTGATCTGAGCCTTATTGCCTTTACCGAACGCGAACGGGTGAACGATGTGCTCGTCAGCCGTGATACCACTCTCTCGCTGACGAGTGGGCAGGCTTTCGTCGTGGGTACGTCGTCAACGCGGCGGGTAGCTATGCTGAAGCATTACTGTCCGCACATCAAGGTCGTCGATATGCGCGGCAACCTGCAAACGCGCCTGCGCAAACTCGACGAAGGCCAATGCGACGCGCTGCTACTGGCCTATGCGGGCGTACACCGGATGCACTATGATGACCTCATTGCCGAACATTTGCCCACCGACGACTTTACGCCAGCCGTGGGGCAGGGGAGTGTGGCCATTGAAGTGGCCGATACACTGCCCCTCGATAAGCTGGCCGCCGTTCGTCGACTGACCAATCATGAACCAACCGAAGTGTGCGTGAAAGCCGAACGGGCTTACCTGCGTCGGCTGGAAGGTGGCTGTAGCATTCCCGTGTTTGCGCTGGCGACCCACACGACCGAGGGCCAGGTCAGCCTGACGGGTGGTATCATCAGCCTTGATGGCAACGAGTGGCTGCGCGAAACCTTTGTGGGGCCACCTGCTGAGGCCGAAAAACTGGGTCACGACCTTGCCGAAGCCGTGCTGACGCGGGGTGGCGACGCTATGCTACAGGGCATTCGGGCGGCACTCTAA
- a CDS encoding Hsp20/alpha crystallin family protein, protein MRAIDHVFKGNGGQIDLLNTLYGGSSMTNMDVKREDERLVIKLSAPGVSANAFNVLVEGSKLVLYTLLVQDSDEASQRLAVPMFLKVVDIPEFIDAEQIEAEHDHGQVMVYLPFKDEEHLHRKIDIKNLF, encoded by the coding sequence ATGAGAGCCATAGATCATGTGTTTAAAGGGAACGGCGGTCAGATCGACCTGCTGAACACCTTATACGGTGGGTCGAGTATGACCAATATGGACGTGAAACGTGAAGACGAGCGTCTGGTCATCAAACTGTCGGCCCCCGGCGTTAGTGCCAACGCGTTCAACGTACTGGTTGAAGGCAGCAAACTGGTGCTGTACACGTTGTTGGTGCAGGATAGCGACGAGGCATCGCAGCGTCTTGCCGTACCAATGTTTCTGAAAGTGGTAGACATCCCTGAGTTTATCGATGCCGAGCAGATCGAAGCCGAGCACGATCATGGTCAGGTAATGGTGTACCTGCCCTTTAAAGACGAAGAACATCTGCATCGCAAGATCGATATCAAGAATCTCTTCTAA
- a CDS encoding MATE family efflux transporter, producing the protein MSAFKKLASDTALYGISTIAARSVNFLLAPIQTYAFKQPASLASNVTLYAWIGVLLTIYTLGLETAFFRFAARNKGAENEAERVQVFSRTLSIVATISAVATALILVFSVPLAQAMGYPDEVLFIQWAALLVGIDAIMAIPFARLRVEGRAKQFVIAKLINIGLNVLLNVFFVILCKDITEGDYLPQLQPLANFFYRPSIGPGYILLANLLANALYFLILRNAFRGFRFTLAWPEAKTLVTYAFPIMLTGLAAVLNNLTDRLFLREFLPDGFYPGQTAEDALGIYGQCFKLSVFISLAIQSFKFAAEPFFFGKAEDKNAPDLLARVTKWFVIVCVALWVAVSLNMDLAGLVLSKKYRVGLGVVPLLMLGNLFLGVYYNISFWFKLSDKTKYGTLITVVGLAVTFLLNWLLIPQLGYMGCAWAFLISSFVMMALCYVLGEKHYPVPYNVASAVGYVAGGGLLIYLASFIQIRNLWLSVPYHLALFGLFLSCVVAVEWDTIRPLVRRAKKSPTS; encoded by the coding sequence TTGAGTGCATTTAAAAAATTAGCCAGCGATACGGCGCTCTATGGTATCAGCACCATTGCCGCGCGGTCGGTCAATTTCTTGCTGGCTCCTATTCAGACGTACGCGTTTAAGCAGCCCGCCTCGCTGGCGTCGAACGTAACGCTCTACGCCTGGATCGGTGTATTGTTGACCATATACACGCTGGGGCTGGAAACGGCTTTTTTTCGGTTTGCCGCCCGCAACAAGGGGGCTGAAAACGAAGCCGAGCGAGTGCAGGTCTTCAGCCGTACGCTGAGCATTGTCGCTACCATCAGCGCGGTCGCTACGGCGCTGATTCTGGTGTTTTCGGTACCGCTTGCCCAAGCGATGGGATACCCCGATGAAGTGCTGTTTATTCAATGGGCAGCCTTGCTCGTGGGCATCGACGCGATCATGGCTATTCCGTTTGCGCGGCTGCGGGTCGAGGGGAGAGCGAAGCAGTTTGTGATTGCCAAGCTCATCAACATTGGCCTGAACGTGCTGCTGAACGTGTTTTTCGTGATCCTCTGCAAAGACATCACCGAGGGCGATTACCTGCCCCAACTGCAACCGCTGGCGAATTTCTTCTACCGGCCCAGTATTGGCCCCGGCTATATTCTGCTGGCCAACCTGCTGGCCAATGCGCTTTATTTCCTGATCCTGCGCAACGCTTTCCGGGGCTTCCGCTTCACACTGGCGTGGCCCGAAGCCAAAACGCTGGTCACCTACGCCTTCCCGATTATGCTGACGGGGCTGGCGGCTGTGCTCAACAACCTCACTGACCGCCTCTTTCTGCGCGAATTCCTGCCCGACGGCTTTTATCCGGGGCAGACTGCCGAAGATGCGCTGGGCATTTACGGGCAGTGCTTCAAGCTGTCGGTATTTATCAGCCTTGCCATTCAGTCGTTTAAGTTTGCGGCGGAACCGTTTTTCTTTGGGAAGGCAGAAGACAAAAACGCGCCCGATTTGCTGGCGCGGGTTACCAAATGGTTTGTAATCGTGTGCGTGGCACTGTGGGTTGCCGTCAGCCTGAATATGGACTTGGCCGGCCTGGTGCTGTCGAAAAAGTACCGGGTGGGGCTGGGCGTGGTGCCGCTGCTGATGCTGGGCAACCTGTTTCTGGGCGTGTATTACAATATTTCGTTCTGGTTCAAGCTATCCGATAAGACGAAATACGGCACGCTGATCACCGTCGTAGGGTTGGCCGTAACGTTCCTGCTCAACTGGCTGCTGATACCGCAGTTGGGCTACATGGGGTGCGCGTGGGCATTTCTGATTTCCAGCTTCGTGATGATGGCGCTCTGTTACGTATTGGGCGAAAAGCATTACCCTGTTCCGTATAACGTAGCATCGGCAGTTGGGTACGTTGCCGGTGGGGGCCTATTGATTTACCTGGCTTCGTTTATCCAGATTCGCAACCTCTGGTTATCGGTGCCATACCATCTTGCCTTGTTTGGGCTGTTTTTGAGCTGCGTGGTAGCGGTAGAGTGGGATACCATCAGGCCGCTAGTGCGTCGGGCAAAAAAAAGCCCAACCTCGTAA
- the purH gene encoding bifunctional phosphoribosylaminoimidazolecarboxamide formyltransferase/IMP cyclohydrolase, with amino-acid sequence MKISAALLSVYYKDGLEPIVRLLHEQGVTLYSTGGTQTFIEQLGIPVIPVESLTGYPSIFGGRVKTLHPAVFGGILYRRDNEGDVAQAQQHSIPAIDMTVVDLYPFEETVASGASADDIIEKIDIGGISLIRAGAKNFQDSLIVSSRTQYADILRVLTETDGQPDLETRRRYAMEAFATTSHYDTAIHAYFAGQTPASTRGTGNGPAVSLRYGENPHQQATFYGDLDAMFDKLHGKELSFNNLVDVDACVGLIDEFQNDGPTFAIIKHTNACGIASAPTAVEAYTKALACDPVSAFGGVVITNVPVDLATAQELNKLFMEILIAPAYEPEALELLKSKKNRILLTRRPVELPNKLVKTILNGVLEQDKDNVAETADQFKTVTDKAPTADELKALEFALKVCKHTKSNTIVLAKPGVLLASGVGQTSRVDALRQAIEKAHSFGFDLTGSVMASDAFFPFPDCVEIAHKAGITAVVQPGGSIRDQDSIDYCNQNGLAMVTTGVRHFKH; translated from the coding sequence ATGAAAATCTCTGCTGCGCTGCTGTCTGTGTATTACAAAGACGGCCTCGAACCCATTGTCCGACTGCTCCACGAACAGGGCGTTACGCTCTACTCGACCGGTGGTACCCAGACGTTTATCGAACAGTTGGGTATTCCCGTTATCCCCGTCGAATCGCTCACCGGCTACCCGTCGATCTTCGGGGGGCGCGTAAAAACGCTGCACCCGGCCGTATTCGGGGGCATCCTCTACCGCCGCGACAACGAGGGCGACGTGGCGCAGGCGCAACAGCACAGCATTCCCGCCATCGACATGACGGTGGTCGATCTGTATCCGTTTGAAGAAACCGTCGCCTCGGGGGCGTCAGCGGATGACATCATCGAGAAAATCGACATCGGGGGTATTTCGCTCATCCGGGCGGGGGCCAAAAACTTCCAGGATTCACTCATCGTATCGTCACGTACCCAATACGCCGACATCCTGCGCGTGCTCACCGAAACCGACGGGCAGCCTGACCTGGAAACCCGGCGGCGCTATGCGATGGAAGCCTTCGCCACTACGTCGCACTATGACACCGCCATCCACGCCTATTTCGCCGGACAAACCCCGGCTTCAACCAGGGGGACGGGCAACGGCCCCGCAGTCTCATTGCGTTACGGCGAAAACCCGCATCAGCAGGCAACGTTCTACGGCGACCTCGACGCCATGTTTGACAAACTGCACGGTAAAGAGCTGTCGTTCAATAACCTGGTCGACGTCGACGCCTGCGTGGGCCTGATTGACGAGTTTCAGAACGACGGTCCCACATTTGCGATCATCAAGCACACCAACGCCTGCGGTATTGCCTCGGCTCCCACGGCGGTTGAAGCCTATACCAAAGCCCTCGCCTGTGATCCGGTATCGGCCTTTGGCGGCGTGGTCATCACCAACGTACCGGTCGACCTCGCCACGGCGCAGGAACTCAACAAGCTGTTCATGGAAATCCTGATCGCACCTGCTTACGAGCCGGAAGCCCTGGAGCTGCTTAAATCGAAGAAAAACCGCATTCTGCTGACGCGTCGGCCTGTCGAGCTTCCCAACAAGCTGGTCAAAACCATCCTGAACGGCGTGCTCGAGCAGGACAAAGACAACGTCGCCGAAACCGCCGATCAGTTCAAGACTGTGACCGATAAGGCCCCGACAGCCGACGAGTTGAAAGCCCTCGAATTTGCGCTCAAAGTGTGCAAACACACTAAGTCGAATACCATCGTACTGGCTAAACCCGGCGTATTGCTGGCGAGCGGCGTTGGTCAGACGAGCCGGGTCGATGCGCTGCGGCAGGCGATCGAAAAAGCCCACTCGTTTGGTTTCGACCTAACCGGATCGGTCATGGCGTCCGACGCCTTCTTCCCCTTCCCCGACTGCGTCGAAATCGCCCACAAAGCAGGCATCACAGCGGTTGTGCAGCCCGGCGGTTCCATCCGCGACCAGGACAGCATCGACTACTGCAATCAGAACGGCCTGGCCATGGTCACGACTGGCGTTAGGCATTTCAAACACTAA
- a CDS encoding lysophospholipid acyltransferase family protein codes for MLYTAWCVLVFSLTFLLMVPFVLLGSWLASNKSSFGLRLAHGAIRTWGYLAFPLVGMPIRVDWRFRPERGKAYVYCANHFSYLDIAVLGVVIPGLYAFIGKIGVKKIPLFGYMFAKLHVMVDRSSAESRAYSLTKCMRTLASGRSIIIFPEGGIKAPLKPDGSPPTMVYPFKDGAFTMAIQQQVPIVPVTLLNNYRLLPDASPFRVHWGAVKIVVHEPISTTGLTPKDVDVLRERTYRIIEAELGHSLSLAARHQ; via the coding sequence ATGCTTTACACGGCCTGGTGCGTACTGGTCTTTTCGCTGACATTTCTGCTGATGGTGCCGTTTGTGCTACTAGGTAGCTGGCTGGCTTCGAACAAAAGCTCGTTTGGCTTGCGGCTAGCCCACGGGGCCATACGTACCTGGGGGTATCTGGCCTTTCCGCTGGTCGGTATGCCCATCCGGGTTGATTGGCGATTCCGGCCCGAGCGCGGGAAGGCCTACGTGTACTGCGCCAACCATTTCTCCTACCTCGACATTGCCGTGCTGGGTGTTGTCATCCCCGGCCTGTACGCGTTCATCGGAAAAATCGGCGTAAAAAAGATCCCGCTCTTCGGCTACATGTTTGCCAAGCTGCACGTGATGGTCGATCGGTCGAGTGCCGAAAGCCGGGCCTACTCGCTCACCAAGTGCATGCGTACACTGGCAAGTGGGCGAAGCATCATTATCTTCCCCGAAGGCGGTATCAAAGCCCCCCTGAAACCCGACGGTTCGCCCCCAACGATGGTCTATCCCTTCAAAGATGGCGCCTTCACGATGGCCATTCAGCAGCAGGTGCCCATTGTGCCCGTCACCTTGCTCAACAACTACCGGCTCTTGCCCGATGCCAGTCCGTTTCGGGTTCATTGGGGAGCGGTGAAAATCGTCGTACACGAACCAATCAGCACCACCGGCCTGACGCCCAAAGACGTAGACGTCCTGCGCGAACGTACCTACCGGATAATCGAAGCAGAGCTTGGTCATTCATTGTCATTAGCCGCGCGTCATCAATAG
- the gatC gene encoding Asp-tRNA(Asn)/Glu-tRNA(Gln) amidotransferase subunit GatC gives MKVDTETLHKIAHLARLEVRPEEEAALLNSLNSVLDWMEQLNEVDTTGVEPLTHLSELDDEHVLRDDVVANQLPREQALANAPAHDEQFFKVTKVL, from the coding sequence ATGAAAGTCGATACCGAAACCTTACACAAGATTGCCCATTTAGCCCGGCTCGAAGTCAGGCCGGAGGAGGAGGCCGCCCTGCTCAACAGCCTCAACAGCGTACTCGACTGGATGGAGCAGCTCAACGAAGTAGACACCACGGGCGTTGAACCCCTCACGCACCTGTCGGAACTAGACGACGAGCACGTGTTGCGCGACGATGTCGTGGCCAATCAACTACCCCGCGAGCAGGCTCTTGCCAACGCCCCCGCCCATGATGAGCAGTTTTTCAAAGTAACGAAAGTACTCTAA
- a CDS encoding ABC-F family ATP-binding cassette domain-containing protein, with translation MNYLSAENLSKTYGDRTLFRNVNFGLSRGDKIAIVGANGSGKTSLLSILAGATPPDDGLVSVRKDITVGYLDQQPDLNEALTVMEEVLAGESAQLDAVRAYEKALTHDDPAALERAMSQMEKLEAWDYEAQIRQILGELGIQDVEQRVGTLSGGQRKRVALARVLIQNPDLLILDEPTNHLDLEAIEYLESFLNTQNGTLLMVSHDRYFLDRVCNQIVELDNGQLYAYKGNYAYFLEKKTERLAADAAEFEKNKNRYSRELEWMRRQPKARGTKAKYREDAFEDLEGKVKGRRTEGELDLNLRVSRLGSKILEVENLSKRFGEKVLLDHFTYTFKRQDRVGLIGKNGMGKTTLLNMLTGELRPDSGKIVAGGTVKFGYYTQSELDIPDNQRVIDVVQDVAEVMKLADGQTITASQLLHHFLFDRQKQYDFVAKLSGGEKRRLQLLLVLVQNPNFLILDEPTNDLDITTLNVLEDFLLNFPGCVLIVTHDRYFMDRLVEHVFVLEGQGKVRDYPGNYTDYREWRDAQPKKNTATKEAASASHKLAPVDLSAAQSAAPAQKKKLSFKEQREYESLEGEIEQLEQRKAEVINLLNGGGHHEQLTAWATEIEQLDNQIAQKTDRWLALAEFI, from the coding sequence ATGAATTACCTTTCAGCCGAAAACCTTTCGAAAACATACGGCGACCGGACCCTCTTCCGGAACGTTAATTTTGGCCTGAGCCGGGGGGATAAAATCGCGATCGTCGGGGCCAATGGCTCAGGCAAAACCAGCCTGCTCTCGATTCTGGCCGGGGCTACTCCACCCGACGACGGGCTGGTGAGCGTTCGGAAAGACATCACCGTGGGCTACCTCGATCAGCAGCCTGACCTCAACGAGGCGCTGACCGTGATGGAGGAAGTGCTGGCGGGCGAAAGCGCCCAACTCGACGCCGTGCGCGCCTACGAAAAAGCGCTCACCCACGACGACCCCGCCGCCCTCGAACGCGCGATGAGCCAGATGGAGAAGCTCGAAGCCTGGGATTACGAGGCTCAGATCCGGCAGATTCTGGGGGAGCTGGGCATTCAGGACGTGGAGCAGCGCGTGGGTACGTTGTCGGGCGGGCAGCGGAAGCGCGTGGCCCTGGCGCGGGTGCTGATTCAGAACCCCGACCTGCTGATCCTCGACGAGCCGACCAACCACCTCGATCTGGAAGCCATCGAATACCTCGAAAGCTTCCTGAACACGCAGAACGGTACGTTGCTGATGGTTTCGCACGATCGGTACTTCCTGGATCGCGTCTGCAACCAGATCGTCGAACTCGACAACGGGCAGTTGTATGCCTACAAGGGCAACTACGCCTATTTTTTGGAAAAGAAAACCGAACGGCTAGCCGCCGATGCCGCCGAATTCGAGAAGAACAAAAACCGGTATAGCCGCGAGTTGGAGTGGATGCGCCGCCAGCCAAAGGCGCGGGGCACCAAAGCCAAATACCGCGAGGATGCGTTTGAAGACCTGGAAGGCAAGGTAAAAGGTCGCCGCACAGAAGGCGAACTCGACCTGAACCTGCGCGTGTCGCGGCTGGGCAGCAAGATTCTGGAAGTTGAGAACCTGAGCAAGCGCTTCGGCGAAAAAGTGTTGCTCGATCATTTTACTTACACGTTCAAACGGCAGGATCGCGTGGGGCTAATTGGCAAGAACGGCATGGGCAAAACCACGCTGCTCAACATGCTCACCGGCGAGCTGCGCCCCGATTCGGGCAAGATTGTGGCGGGGGGCACTGTCAAATTCGGCTACTACACCCAAAGCGAACTCGACATTCCCGACAATCAGCGGGTGATCGATGTGGTGCAGGATGTGGCCGAGGTGATGAAACTGGCCGACGGGCAGACCATCACGGCCAGTCAGTTGCTCCACCACTTCCTCTTCGACCGGCAGAAACAGTATGACTTTGTGGCCAAACTGAGCGGTGGCGAAAAACGGCGGCTGCAACTCCTGCTGGTGCTGGTGCAGAACCCCAACTTCCTGATCCTCGACGAACCCACCAACGACCTCGACATCACGACGCTGAACGTGCTGGAAGATTTTCTGCTGAACTTCCCCGGTTGTGTGTTGATCGTGACCCACGACCGCTACTTCATGGATCGGCTCGTGGAGCACGTCTTCGTGCTGGAAGGACAGGGCAAGGTGCGCGACTACCCCGGCAACTACACCGATTACCGCGAATGGCGCGACGCCCAGCCCAAGAAAAACACGGCGACCAAAGAAGCCGCTTCAGCCAGCCATAAACTGGCCCCGGTTGACCTGTCGGCGGCTCAATCGGCGGCACCCGCCCAGAAGAAAAAACTGAGCTTCAAAGAACAGCGCGAATATGAATCGCTGGAGGGTGAAATCGAGCAGTTAGAACAACGGAAGGCCGAGGTGATTAACTTGCTGAACGGCGGCGGCCACCACGAACAACTCACCGCCTGGGCCACGGAAATCGAGCAACTCGACAACCAGATTGCCCAAAAAACCGACCGCTGGCTAGCGCTGGCGGAGTTTATTTAA
- a CDS encoding DedA family protein, producing the protein MQDIVDFFRYLLNSEEIIRTGGLVVVTLIVFIENGVIFGFFLPGDYLLFLAGVFAGTKVLAVSLLLLLTCIFSAAVLGALLGYGIGYFFGRRLQNRPDSLLFKQEYITNTRKTFERYGNQALIVARFLPVVRTFAPLLAGIIHMNFIRFMSYNLIGGALWTFVLVAGGYYFGVQFPWIINYVHWIILFFLGVTTFTVIKGYLNSRKQA; encoded by the coding sequence ATGCAAGACATCGTCGACTTTTTCCGCTACCTGCTCAATTCGGAGGAGATTATTCGAACGGGGGGGCTGGTTGTTGTAACCCTGATCGTTTTCATCGAGAACGGCGTCATTTTCGGGTTCTTTCTACCCGGCGATTACCTGCTGTTTCTGGCGGGCGTTTTTGCGGGTACCAAGGTGCTGGCGGTGTCGCTGCTGCTCTTGCTAACCTGCATTTTCAGCGCGGCGGTGCTGGGGGCGTTGCTGGGGTATGGTATCGGTTATTTCTTCGGTCGGCGACTGCAGAACCGGCCCGATTCGCTGCTTTTCAAGCAGGAATACATCACCAACACGCGCAAAACGTTTGAACGATATGGCAATCAGGCGTTGATCGTTGCCCGCTTTTTGCCGGTTGTCCGCACGTTTGCCCCCTTGCTAGCGGGCATCATCCACATGAATTTCATCCGCTTCATGAGCTATAACCTCATCGGCGGCGCACTGTGGACATTCGTGCTGGTGGCAGGCGGCTATTACTTCGGCGTGCAGTTTCCGTGGATCATCAACTACGTCCACTGGATCATTCTGTTCTTTTTGGGTGTTACTACGTTTACAGTGATCAAGGGATATTTAAACTCCCGCAAGCAGGCATAG
- a CDS encoding efflux transporter outer membrane subunit: MNRLILLFLLTGTAVLAQVSPPGGAVTLQPGAGTVQPSAPATAANVPVGNGASNASAAIDLPTSGVLRFSDPILADLVQLGLTNSPNLRAAVSRIEESRGRIRIAQSFLQPSIRSSALITTQSLSEHRPVAIPTATDRLPRFQLNTFQLLPVDASWELDVFRRIRGGVTVAQLQAQSFEADLNALRLTLAADIARTYYLIRGNEAEQAVFQRNIAARDSTVRIVRERFRVGLVNQIDVQRAETDLAQLRVQIAGLQRARVELVNALAQLTAQDPATFNLATGTLPASVPTFPYANIPPDLLRRRPDLLQAERAIQVADAQLLVQQASTQPRVTLVGSGGVLSGQIASWFVPTSATYLLGVNASVPLYEGRRNRETVALSKQQTRTSQQVYEQTLQVAQREAETALDNLTYLREQLGLQNQTVALARTTEQYNRELYVKGFTTYLEVLDAQRTVLSAEQQAVQLRSQEVQYVVALLRALGGDF, encoded by the coding sequence ATGAATCGACTTATTTTACTTTTTCTGCTAACAGGCACGGCCGTATTGGCCCAGGTATCGCCGCCCGGTGGGGCCGTGACCTTGCAGCCCGGTGCCGGAACCGTGCAGCCCTCGGCACCCGCAACGGCGGCCAATGTACCCGTCGGGAACGGCGCCAGCAATGCCAGTGCCGCCATTGATCTGCCCACCAGCGGCGTACTGCGTTTCAGCGATCCCATTCTAGCTGATCTGGTGCAACTGGGCCTGACCAACAGCCCCAACCTGCGCGCCGCTGTGAGCCGCATCGAAGAGTCGCGGGGACGCATTCGGATTGCGCAGTCGTTTCTGCAACCATCCATCCGCAGCAGCGCGCTCATCACCACGCAGAGCCTTTCGGAGCACCGCCCCGTGGCCATCCCAACGGCCACCGATCGGCTGCCGCGGTTTCAACTCAATACGTTTCAGTTGCTGCCGGTCGATGCCAGCTGGGAACTCGACGTGTTCCGGCGTATTCGGGGGGGCGTTACGGTGGCGCAGTTGCAGGCACAGTCGTTTGAGGCCGACCTGAATGCGCTGCGCCTTACGCTTGCCGCCGATATTGCCCGAACGTATTACCTCATCCGGGGCAACGAAGCGGAGCAAGCCGTTTTCCAACGCAACATTGCCGCCCGCGATTCAACCGTGCGCATCGTCCGCGAGCGTTTTCGGGTGGGGCTGGTCAACCAGATTGATGTGCAGCGGGCCGAAACCGATCTGGCGCAACTGCGCGTACAGATCGCTGGTCTGCAACGGGCGCGGGTCGAACTGGTCAATGCGCTGGCGCAGCTAACGGCGCAGGACCCGGCTACGTTCAATCTGGCCACAGGTACGTTGCCTGCTTCAGTGCCTACCTTCCCCTACGCCAACATTCCGCCCGATCTGCTCCGTCGTCGGCCGGATCTGTTGCAGGCCGAACGTGCGATCCAGGTGGCCGATGCCCAGCTATTGGTGCAGCAGGCGAGTACGCAGCCGCGTGTTACGCTGGTAGGGTCGGGCGGTGTACTGTCAGGACAGATCGCGTCGTGGTTTGTGCCGACTAGTGCTACGTACCTGCTGGGCGTCAACGCATCGGTGCCGCTCTATGAAGGGCGCCGTAACCGCGAAACCGTCGCGCTCTCGAAGCAGCAAACCCGCACGAGTCAGCAGGTGTATGAGCAGACGCTGCAGGTCGCCCAGCGCGAAGCCGAAACGGCACTGGACAACCTGACGTACCTGCGCGAGCAACTGGGCCTGCAAAACCAGACCGTCGCGCTGGCCCGCACCACCGAACAGTACAACCGGGAACTGTATGTGAAAGGGTTCACAACGTACCTGGAAGTGCTCGATGCCCAGCGGACGGTACTATCCGCCGAACAGCAGGCCGTTCAGCTACGCAGCCAGGAAGTGCAATACGTAGTGGCCCTGCTGCGCGCACTGGGCGGTGATTTCTAA